A section of the Lampris incognitus isolate fLamInc1 chromosome 8, fLamInc1.hap2, whole genome shotgun sequence genome encodes:
- the supt20 gene encoding transcription factor SPT20 homolog isoform X4, with protein sequence MQQVLEYALDRAEYIVESARQRPAKKRLSSGGRKSLYQKLYELYIDECEKEPELKNLRRNVNLLEKLVSQESVSCLVVNLYPGNEGYSLMLRGKNGSDSETIRLPYEEGELLEYLDAEELPPVLVDLLEKSQVNIFHCGCVIVEVRDYRQSGNTKMPTYQSRHILLRPTMQTLICDVHAMTSDHHKWTQDDKLQLESQLILATAEPLCLDPSISVTCTANRLLYNKQKMNTRSMKRCFKRHSRAALNRQQELSHLPIPPQLRLYDYLQRRKERKSTPVIDLKISKTGNEVIDDYTFECEVGGQAQRTKVSIFQSMGDPLVYGKIYCAKEPKTEEDGTDLKLIHPPFLIGSKIDADRFLIQYKGVYERDVKCQVKMSHNSGNIGQGPPSPSKDNEGDSFSALVQTSVLGKGVKHRPPPIKLPSGSSSSSSGNPYSSQTTSSLLKCPTPPPAKSQSLNRKHSLELGQVGLLSPAALSPMGSTQRSGTPKPSTPTPTNTPCSTPHPADSLGAPLSVTPTPSDAPLVQTQSQPTLLAPFPQQQLALSQPLSAVMNIPLPTMGTSITTGTTSSQVMANPAGLNFINVVGSVCSPQTLMSGSNPMLGPGLNLSGILPPGGLMPTMQSTAQPGSPFGLNSSAGLRPLNLLQIPTGPLIFNSLPQQQLSQFSPQQSQSATSSPQQQGETGDQGSDQSLGNQQTAVINLGVGGFMSPQAAVLSQLGCGLDGPGPPLPPPRLQQQHQPQIQLQFLQHQMQQQQMAMGATAPLGGAPRQHTASQARSKRKRSMPQPIPKS encoded by the exons ATG CAACAAGTTTTGGAATATGCATTGGATCGAGCCGAG TACATAGTTGAAAGTGCTCGACAACGACCAGCCAAAAAAAGACTGTCATCCGGTGGGAGGAAGAGTCTGTATCAGAAGCTGTATGAGCTGTACATAGACGAATGTGAAAAAGAGCCCGAGTTAAAG AATTTAAGGAGGAATGTGAATCTACTAGAAAAGCTGGTGTCTCAGGAGTCTGTATCGTGTCTGGTGGTCAATTTGTACCCTGGAAATGAAGGCTACTCTCTGATGCTCAGGGGCAAGAATGGATCTG ACTCCGAGACTATTCGTCTGCCTTATGAAGAGGGAGAACTGCTGGAGTATCTTGATGCTGAGGAGCTTCCCCCTGTTCTGGTTGATCTGTTGGAGAAGTCACAG GTCAACATCTTCCATTGTGGCTGCGTGATAGTAGAGGTGAGGGACTACCGGCAATCTGGCAATACCAAGATGCCAACCTATCAGAGCAGACACATCCTGCTGCGACCAACAATGCAG ACTCTGATCTGTGATGTCCACGCCATGACCAGTGACCACCACAAATGGACGCAG GATGACAAATTGCAGTTGGAGAGCCAGTTAATTCTGGCCACGGCTGAGCCTTTGTGTCTGGACCCTTCCATCTCCGTCACCTGCACAGCTAACCGACTGCTCTACAACAAACAAAAGATGAACACTCGCTCTATGAAACG GTGTTTCAAGAGGCACTCTCGCGCAGCTCTGAACAGGCAGCAGGAGTTGTCCCATTTGCCCATACCGCCACAGCTACGTCTCTATGATTACCtgcagaggaggaaggagaggaagtCTACCCCTGTCATAGACCTCAAAATTTCCAAGACTGGAAAC GAGGTCATAGATGACTACACGTTTGAGTGTGAAGTGGGGGGCCAGGCCCAGAGGACCAAGGTGTCAATCTTCCAGTCCATGGGAGACCCACTGGTGTATGGCAAGATATACTGTGCTAAAGAACCAAAAACCGAGGAGGACGGCACAGACCTAAAGCTCATACACCCACC ATTCCTTATAGGCTCAAAGATAGATGCAGACAG GTTTCTTATTCAATACAAAGGAGTATATGAGAGAGATGTGAAGTGTCAGGTGAAGATGTCCCATAACTCAGGCAACATAGGGCAGGGGCCCCCCTCACCCAGCAAAGATAATGAG GGTGATAGTTTTTCTGCACTGGTCCAGACATCTGTGCTGGGGAAAGGAGTTAAGCACCGGCCCCCACCAATCAAGCTACCTTCCGGATCAAGTAGCAGCTCCTCAG GTAATCCATACAGCTCCCAAACCACCAGTAGTCTACTCAAGTGTCCTACGCCCCCTCCAGCCAAAAGCCAATCACTGAACAGGAAGCACTCCCTGGAGCTAGGCCAAGTGGGCCTGCTGTCCCCCGCCGCCCTCTCCCCCATGGGATCCACACAGA GATCTGGGACCCCTAAGCCATCCACCCCAACGCCGACCAACACGCCATGTTCCACCCCGCACCCTGCTGACTCCCTTGGTGCACCTCTCTCAGTGACCCCGACACCCTCAGACGCTCCCCTGGTGCAGACCCAGTCACAGCCCACCCTCCTCGCTCCTTTTCCCCAGCAGCAGCTGGCTTTGAGCCAGCCCCTGTCCGCCGTTATGAACATCCCTCTGCCCACCATGGGCACATCCATTACCACAGGCACCACTTCTTCCCAGGTCATGGCCAACCCTGCAGGCCTTAATTTCATCAATGTGGTGGGCTCTGTATG cagtCCGCAGACCCTGATGAGCGGCTCAAACCCGATGCTGGGTCCAGGCCTTAACCTGAGTGGAATCCTGCCACCTGGTGGGCTAATGCCCACCATGCAGTCTACAGCTCAGCCCG GGAGTCCCTTTGGCCTGAACAGCAGCGCTGGGCTGAGACCGCTGAATCTGTTGCAG ATCCCTACTGGTCCTCTGATCTTTAACTCTCTGCCGCAGCAGCAGCTGTCTCAGTTTTCCCCTCAGCAGAGCCAATCAGCCACTTCCAGCCCTCAGCAGCAGGGGGAGACG GGTGACCAGGGATCAGATCAAAGCTTAGGAAACCAACAGACAGCAGTTATTAATCTGGGGGTAGGAGGCTTCATGTCTCCACAGGCAGCAG tGCTGTCCCAGCTGGGCTGTGGGCTGGACGGGCCTGGGCCCCCACTGCCCCCTCCAAGGcttcagcagcagcaccagccacAGATCCAA TTGCAATTCTTGCAGCACCAAATGCAGCAGCAGCAAATGGCTATGGGAGCAACAGCTCCTCTGGGGGGAGCGCCACGGCAGCATACCGCCAGCCAAGCAAGAAGTAAGAGGAAGAGGAGCATGCCGCAACCAATCCCTAAATCATGA
- the supt20 gene encoding transcription factor SPT20 homolog isoform X2: MQQVLEYALDRAEYIVESARQRPAKKRLSSGGRKSLYQKLYELYIDECEKEPELKNLRRNVNLLEKLVSQESVSCLVVNLYPGNEGYSLMLRGKNGSDSETIRLPYEEGELLEYLDAEELPPVLVDLLEKSQVNIFHCGCVIVEVRDYRQSGNTKMPTYQSRHILLRPTMQTLICDVHAMTSDHHKWTQDDKLQLESQLILATAEPLCLDPSISVTCTANRLLYNKQKMNTRSMKRCFKRHSRAALNRQQELSHLPIPPQLRLYDYLQRRKERKSTPVIDLKISKTGNCVDMWKRNSCQLSVPNEIDVERYAVVERSLQLDDPQPTVIWPAEEVIDDYTFECEVGGQAQRTKVSIFQSMGDPLVYGKIYCAKEPKTEEDGTDLKLIHPPFLIGSKIDADRFLIQYKGVYERDVKCQVKMSHNSGNIGQGPPSPSKDNEGDSFSALVQTSVLGKGVKHRPPPIKLPSGSSSSSSGNPYSSQTTSSLLKCPTPPPAKSQSLNRKHSLELGQVGLLSPAALSPMGSTQRSGTPKPSTPTPTNTPCSTPHPADSLGAPLSVTPTPSDAPLVQTQSQPTLLAPFPQQQLALSQPLSAVMNIPLPTMGTSITTGTTSSQVMANPAGLNFINVVGSVCSPQTLMSGSNPMLGPGLNLSGILPPGGLMPTMQSTAQPGSPFGLNSSAGLRPLNLLQIPTGPLIFNSLPQQQLSQFSPQQSQSATSSPQQQGETGSDQSLGNQQTAVINLGVGGFMSPQAAVLSQLGCGLDGPGPPLPPPRLQQQHQPQIQLQFLQHQMQQQQMAMGATAPLGGAPRQHTASQARSKRKRSMPQPIPKS; this comes from the exons ATG CAACAAGTTTTGGAATATGCATTGGATCGAGCCGAG TACATAGTTGAAAGTGCTCGACAACGACCAGCCAAAAAAAGACTGTCATCCGGTGGGAGGAAGAGTCTGTATCAGAAGCTGTATGAGCTGTACATAGACGAATGTGAAAAAGAGCCCGAGTTAAAG AATTTAAGGAGGAATGTGAATCTACTAGAAAAGCTGGTGTCTCAGGAGTCTGTATCGTGTCTGGTGGTCAATTTGTACCCTGGAAATGAAGGCTACTCTCTGATGCTCAGGGGCAAGAATGGATCTG ACTCCGAGACTATTCGTCTGCCTTATGAAGAGGGAGAACTGCTGGAGTATCTTGATGCTGAGGAGCTTCCCCCTGTTCTGGTTGATCTGTTGGAGAAGTCACAG GTCAACATCTTCCATTGTGGCTGCGTGATAGTAGAGGTGAGGGACTACCGGCAATCTGGCAATACCAAGATGCCAACCTATCAGAGCAGACACATCCTGCTGCGACCAACAATGCAG ACTCTGATCTGTGATGTCCACGCCATGACCAGTGACCACCACAAATGGACGCAG GATGACAAATTGCAGTTGGAGAGCCAGTTAATTCTGGCCACGGCTGAGCCTTTGTGTCTGGACCCTTCCATCTCCGTCACCTGCACAGCTAACCGACTGCTCTACAACAAACAAAAGATGAACACTCGCTCTATGAAACG GTGTTTCAAGAGGCACTCTCGCGCAGCTCTGAACAGGCAGCAGGAGTTGTCCCATTTGCCCATACCGCCACAGCTACGTCTCTATGATTACCtgcagaggaggaaggagaggaagtCTACCCCTGTCATAGACCTCAAAATTTCCAAGACTGGAAAC TGTGTTGACATGTGGAAACGGAATAGCTGCCAACTAAGTGTACCGAACGAAATCGAT GTGGAGAGGTATGCTGTGGTAGAGAGGTCACTGCAGCTGGATGACCCTCAGCCCACTGTGATTTGGCCGGCTGAG GAGGTCATAGATGACTACACGTTTGAGTGTGAAGTGGGGGGCCAGGCCCAGAGGACCAAGGTGTCAATCTTCCAGTCCATGGGAGACCCACTGGTGTATGGCAAGATATACTGTGCTAAAGAACCAAAAACCGAGGAGGACGGCACAGACCTAAAGCTCATACACCCACC ATTCCTTATAGGCTCAAAGATAGATGCAGACAG GTTTCTTATTCAATACAAAGGAGTATATGAGAGAGATGTGAAGTGTCAGGTGAAGATGTCCCATAACTCAGGCAACATAGGGCAGGGGCCCCCCTCACCCAGCAAAGATAATGAG GGTGATAGTTTTTCTGCACTGGTCCAGACATCTGTGCTGGGGAAAGGAGTTAAGCACCGGCCCCCACCAATCAAGCTACCTTCCGGATCAAGTAGCAGCTCCTCAG GTAATCCATACAGCTCCCAAACCACCAGTAGTCTACTCAAGTGTCCTACGCCCCCTCCAGCCAAAAGCCAATCACTGAACAGGAAGCACTCCCTGGAGCTAGGCCAAGTGGGCCTGCTGTCCCCCGCCGCCCTCTCCCCCATGGGATCCACACAGA GATCTGGGACCCCTAAGCCATCCACCCCAACGCCGACCAACACGCCATGTTCCACCCCGCACCCTGCTGACTCCCTTGGTGCACCTCTCTCAGTGACCCCGACACCCTCAGACGCTCCCCTGGTGCAGACCCAGTCACAGCCCACCCTCCTCGCTCCTTTTCCCCAGCAGCAGCTGGCTTTGAGCCAGCCCCTGTCCGCCGTTATGAACATCCCTCTGCCCACCATGGGCACATCCATTACCACAGGCACCACTTCTTCCCAGGTCATGGCCAACCCTGCAGGCCTTAATTTCATCAATGTGGTGGGCTCTGTATG cagtCCGCAGACCCTGATGAGCGGCTCAAACCCGATGCTGGGTCCAGGCCTTAACCTGAGTGGAATCCTGCCACCTGGTGGGCTAATGCCCACCATGCAGTCTACAGCTCAGCCCG GGAGTCCCTTTGGCCTGAACAGCAGCGCTGGGCTGAGACCGCTGAATCTGTTGCAG ATCCCTACTGGTCCTCTGATCTTTAACTCTCTGCCGCAGCAGCAGCTGTCTCAGTTTTCCCCTCAGCAGAGCCAATCAGCCACTTCCAGCCCTCAGCAGCAGGGGGAGACG GGATCAGATCAAAGCTTAGGAAACCAACAGACAGCAGTTATTAATCTGGGGGTAGGAGGCTTCATGTCTCCACAGGCAGCAG tGCTGTCCCAGCTGGGCTGTGGGCTGGACGGGCCTGGGCCCCCACTGCCCCCTCCAAGGcttcagcagcagcaccagccacAGATCCAA TTGCAATTCTTGCAGCACCAAATGCAGCAGCAGCAAATGGCTATGGGAGCAACAGCTCCTCTGGGGGGAGCGCCACGGCAGCATACCGCCAGCCAAGCAAGAAGTAAGAGGAAGAGGAGCATGCCGCAACCAATCCCTAAATCATGA
- the supt20 gene encoding transcription factor SPT20 homolog isoform X1, which produces MQQVLEYALDRAEYIVESARQRPAKKRLSSGGRKSLYQKLYELYIDECEKEPELKNLRRNVNLLEKLVSQESVSCLVVNLYPGNEGYSLMLRGKNGSDSETIRLPYEEGELLEYLDAEELPPVLVDLLEKSQVNIFHCGCVIVEVRDYRQSGNTKMPTYQSRHILLRPTMQTLICDVHAMTSDHHKWTQDDKLQLESQLILATAEPLCLDPSISVTCTANRLLYNKQKMNTRSMKRCFKRHSRAALNRQQELSHLPIPPQLRLYDYLQRRKERKSTPVIDLKISKTGNCVDMWKRNSCQLSVPNEIDVERYAVVERSLQLDDPQPTVIWPAEEVIDDYTFECEVGGQAQRTKVSIFQSMGDPLVYGKIYCAKEPKTEEDGTDLKLIHPPFLIGSKIDADRFLIQYKGVYERDVKCQVKMSHNSGNIGQGPPSPSKDNEGDSFSALVQTSVLGKGVKHRPPPIKLPSGSSSSSSGNPYSSQTTSSLLKCPTPPPAKSQSLNRKHSLELGQVGLLSPAALSPMGSTQRSGTPKPSTPTPTNTPCSTPHPADSLGAPLSVTPTPSDAPLVQTQSQPTLLAPFPQQQLALSQPLSAVMNIPLPTMGTSITTGTTSSQVMANPAGLNFINVVGSVCSPQTLMSGSNPMLGPGLNLSGILPPGGLMPTMQSTAQPGSPFGLNSSAGLRPLNLLQIPTGPLIFNSLPQQQLSQFSPQQSQSATSSPQQQGETGDQGSDQSLGNQQTAVINLGVGGFMSPQAAVLSQLGCGLDGPGPPLPPPRLQQQHQPQIQLQFLQHQMQQQQMAMGATAPLGGAPRQHTASQARSKRKRSMPQPIPKS; this is translated from the exons ATG CAACAAGTTTTGGAATATGCATTGGATCGAGCCGAG TACATAGTTGAAAGTGCTCGACAACGACCAGCCAAAAAAAGACTGTCATCCGGTGGGAGGAAGAGTCTGTATCAGAAGCTGTATGAGCTGTACATAGACGAATGTGAAAAAGAGCCCGAGTTAAAG AATTTAAGGAGGAATGTGAATCTACTAGAAAAGCTGGTGTCTCAGGAGTCTGTATCGTGTCTGGTGGTCAATTTGTACCCTGGAAATGAAGGCTACTCTCTGATGCTCAGGGGCAAGAATGGATCTG ACTCCGAGACTATTCGTCTGCCTTATGAAGAGGGAGAACTGCTGGAGTATCTTGATGCTGAGGAGCTTCCCCCTGTTCTGGTTGATCTGTTGGAGAAGTCACAG GTCAACATCTTCCATTGTGGCTGCGTGATAGTAGAGGTGAGGGACTACCGGCAATCTGGCAATACCAAGATGCCAACCTATCAGAGCAGACACATCCTGCTGCGACCAACAATGCAG ACTCTGATCTGTGATGTCCACGCCATGACCAGTGACCACCACAAATGGACGCAG GATGACAAATTGCAGTTGGAGAGCCAGTTAATTCTGGCCACGGCTGAGCCTTTGTGTCTGGACCCTTCCATCTCCGTCACCTGCACAGCTAACCGACTGCTCTACAACAAACAAAAGATGAACACTCGCTCTATGAAACG GTGTTTCAAGAGGCACTCTCGCGCAGCTCTGAACAGGCAGCAGGAGTTGTCCCATTTGCCCATACCGCCACAGCTACGTCTCTATGATTACCtgcagaggaggaaggagaggaagtCTACCCCTGTCATAGACCTCAAAATTTCCAAGACTGGAAAC TGTGTTGACATGTGGAAACGGAATAGCTGCCAACTAAGTGTACCGAACGAAATCGAT GTGGAGAGGTATGCTGTGGTAGAGAGGTCACTGCAGCTGGATGACCCTCAGCCCACTGTGATTTGGCCGGCTGAG GAGGTCATAGATGACTACACGTTTGAGTGTGAAGTGGGGGGCCAGGCCCAGAGGACCAAGGTGTCAATCTTCCAGTCCATGGGAGACCCACTGGTGTATGGCAAGATATACTGTGCTAAAGAACCAAAAACCGAGGAGGACGGCACAGACCTAAAGCTCATACACCCACC ATTCCTTATAGGCTCAAAGATAGATGCAGACAG GTTTCTTATTCAATACAAAGGAGTATATGAGAGAGATGTGAAGTGTCAGGTGAAGATGTCCCATAACTCAGGCAACATAGGGCAGGGGCCCCCCTCACCCAGCAAAGATAATGAG GGTGATAGTTTTTCTGCACTGGTCCAGACATCTGTGCTGGGGAAAGGAGTTAAGCACCGGCCCCCACCAATCAAGCTACCTTCCGGATCAAGTAGCAGCTCCTCAG GTAATCCATACAGCTCCCAAACCACCAGTAGTCTACTCAAGTGTCCTACGCCCCCTCCAGCCAAAAGCCAATCACTGAACAGGAAGCACTCCCTGGAGCTAGGCCAAGTGGGCCTGCTGTCCCCCGCCGCCCTCTCCCCCATGGGATCCACACAGA GATCTGGGACCCCTAAGCCATCCACCCCAACGCCGACCAACACGCCATGTTCCACCCCGCACCCTGCTGACTCCCTTGGTGCACCTCTCTCAGTGACCCCGACACCCTCAGACGCTCCCCTGGTGCAGACCCAGTCACAGCCCACCCTCCTCGCTCCTTTTCCCCAGCAGCAGCTGGCTTTGAGCCAGCCCCTGTCCGCCGTTATGAACATCCCTCTGCCCACCATGGGCACATCCATTACCACAGGCACCACTTCTTCCCAGGTCATGGCCAACCCTGCAGGCCTTAATTTCATCAATGTGGTGGGCTCTGTATG cagtCCGCAGACCCTGATGAGCGGCTCAAACCCGATGCTGGGTCCAGGCCTTAACCTGAGTGGAATCCTGCCACCTGGTGGGCTAATGCCCACCATGCAGTCTACAGCTCAGCCCG GGAGTCCCTTTGGCCTGAACAGCAGCGCTGGGCTGAGACCGCTGAATCTGTTGCAG ATCCCTACTGGTCCTCTGATCTTTAACTCTCTGCCGCAGCAGCAGCTGTCTCAGTTTTCCCCTCAGCAGAGCCAATCAGCCACTTCCAGCCCTCAGCAGCAGGGGGAGACG GGTGACCAGGGATCAGATCAAAGCTTAGGAAACCAACAGACAGCAGTTATTAATCTGGGGGTAGGAGGCTTCATGTCTCCACAGGCAGCAG tGCTGTCCCAGCTGGGCTGTGGGCTGGACGGGCCTGGGCCCCCACTGCCCCCTCCAAGGcttcagcagcagcaccagccacAGATCCAA TTGCAATTCTTGCAGCACCAAATGCAGCAGCAGCAAATGGCTATGGGAGCAACAGCTCCTCTGGGGGGAGCGCCACGGCAGCATACCGCCAGCCAAGCAAGAAGTAAGAGGAAGAGGAGCATGCCGCAACCAATCCCTAAATCATGA
- the supt20 gene encoding transcription factor SPT20 homolog isoform X3, with the protein MQQVLEYALDRAEYIVESARQRPAKKRLSSGGRKSLYQKLYELYIDECEKEPELKNLRRNVNLLEKLVSQESVSCLVVNLYPGNEGYSLMLRGKNGSDSETIRLPYEEGELLEYLDAEELPPVLVDLLEKSQVNIFHCGCVIVEVRDYRQSGNTKMPTYQSRHILLRPTMQTLICDVHAMTSDHHKWTQDDKLQLESQLILATAEPLCLDPSISVTCTANRLLYNKQKMNTRSMKRCFKRHSRAALNRQQELSHLPIPPQLRLYDYLQRRKERKSTPVIDLKISKTGNCVDMWKRNSCQLSVPNEIDVERYAVVERSLQLDDPQPTVIWPAEEVIDDYTFECEVGGQAQRTKVSIFQSMGDPLVYGKIYCAKEPKTEEDGTDLKLIHPPFLIGSKIDADRFLIQYKGVYERDVKCQVKMSHNSGNIGQGPPSPSKDNEGDSFSALVQTSVLGKGVKHRPPPIKLPSGSSSSSSGNPYSSQTTSSLLKCPTPPPAKSQSLNRKHSLELGQVGLLSPAALSPMGSTQRSGTPKPSTPTPTNTPCSTPHPADSLGAPLSVTPTPSDAPLVQTQSQPTLLAPFPQQQLALSQPLSAVMNIPLPTMGTSITTGTTSSQVMANPAGLNFINVVGSVCSPQTLMSGSNPMLGPGLNLSGILPPGGLMPTMQSTAQPGSPFGLNSSAGLRPLNLLQIPTGPLIFNSLPQQQLSQFSPQQSQSATSSPQQQGETGDQGSDQSLGNQQTAVINLGVGGFMSPQAAVAILAAPNAAAANGYGSNSSSGGSATAAYRQPSKK; encoded by the exons ATG CAACAAGTTTTGGAATATGCATTGGATCGAGCCGAG TACATAGTTGAAAGTGCTCGACAACGACCAGCCAAAAAAAGACTGTCATCCGGTGGGAGGAAGAGTCTGTATCAGAAGCTGTATGAGCTGTACATAGACGAATGTGAAAAAGAGCCCGAGTTAAAG AATTTAAGGAGGAATGTGAATCTACTAGAAAAGCTGGTGTCTCAGGAGTCTGTATCGTGTCTGGTGGTCAATTTGTACCCTGGAAATGAAGGCTACTCTCTGATGCTCAGGGGCAAGAATGGATCTG ACTCCGAGACTATTCGTCTGCCTTATGAAGAGGGAGAACTGCTGGAGTATCTTGATGCTGAGGAGCTTCCCCCTGTTCTGGTTGATCTGTTGGAGAAGTCACAG GTCAACATCTTCCATTGTGGCTGCGTGATAGTAGAGGTGAGGGACTACCGGCAATCTGGCAATACCAAGATGCCAACCTATCAGAGCAGACACATCCTGCTGCGACCAACAATGCAG ACTCTGATCTGTGATGTCCACGCCATGACCAGTGACCACCACAAATGGACGCAG GATGACAAATTGCAGTTGGAGAGCCAGTTAATTCTGGCCACGGCTGAGCCTTTGTGTCTGGACCCTTCCATCTCCGTCACCTGCACAGCTAACCGACTGCTCTACAACAAACAAAAGATGAACACTCGCTCTATGAAACG GTGTTTCAAGAGGCACTCTCGCGCAGCTCTGAACAGGCAGCAGGAGTTGTCCCATTTGCCCATACCGCCACAGCTACGTCTCTATGATTACCtgcagaggaggaaggagaggaagtCTACCCCTGTCATAGACCTCAAAATTTCCAAGACTGGAAAC TGTGTTGACATGTGGAAACGGAATAGCTGCCAACTAAGTGTACCGAACGAAATCGAT GTGGAGAGGTATGCTGTGGTAGAGAGGTCACTGCAGCTGGATGACCCTCAGCCCACTGTGATTTGGCCGGCTGAG GAGGTCATAGATGACTACACGTTTGAGTGTGAAGTGGGGGGCCAGGCCCAGAGGACCAAGGTGTCAATCTTCCAGTCCATGGGAGACCCACTGGTGTATGGCAAGATATACTGTGCTAAAGAACCAAAAACCGAGGAGGACGGCACAGACCTAAAGCTCATACACCCACC ATTCCTTATAGGCTCAAAGATAGATGCAGACAG GTTTCTTATTCAATACAAAGGAGTATATGAGAGAGATGTGAAGTGTCAGGTGAAGATGTCCCATAACTCAGGCAACATAGGGCAGGGGCCCCCCTCACCCAGCAAAGATAATGAG GGTGATAGTTTTTCTGCACTGGTCCAGACATCTGTGCTGGGGAAAGGAGTTAAGCACCGGCCCCCACCAATCAAGCTACCTTCCGGATCAAGTAGCAGCTCCTCAG GTAATCCATACAGCTCCCAAACCACCAGTAGTCTACTCAAGTGTCCTACGCCCCCTCCAGCCAAAAGCCAATCACTGAACAGGAAGCACTCCCTGGAGCTAGGCCAAGTGGGCCTGCTGTCCCCCGCCGCCCTCTCCCCCATGGGATCCACACAGA GATCTGGGACCCCTAAGCCATCCACCCCAACGCCGACCAACACGCCATGTTCCACCCCGCACCCTGCTGACTCCCTTGGTGCACCTCTCTCAGTGACCCCGACACCCTCAGACGCTCCCCTGGTGCAGACCCAGTCACAGCCCACCCTCCTCGCTCCTTTTCCCCAGCAGCAGCTGGCTTTGAGCCAGCCCCTGTCCGCCGTTATGAACATCCCTCTGCCCACCATGGGCACATCCATTACCACAGGCACCACTTCTTCCCAGGTCATGGCCAACCCTGCAGGCCTTAATTTCATCAATGTGGTGGGCTCTGTATG cagtCCGCAGACCCTGATGAGCGGCTCAAACCCGATGCTGGGTCCAGGCCTTAACCTGAGTGGAATCCTGCCACCTGGTGGGCTAATGCCCACCATGCAGTCTACAGCTCAGCCCG GGAGTCCCTTTGGCCTGAACAGCAGCGCTGGGCTGAGACCGCTGAATCTGTTGCAG ATCCCTACTGGTCCTCTGATCTTTAACTCTCTGCCGCAGCAGCAGCTGTCTCAGTTTTCCCCTCAGCAGAGCCAATCAGCCACTTCCAGCCCTCAGCAGCAGGGGGAGACG GGTGACCAGGGATCAGATCAAAGCTTAGGAAACCAACAGACAGCAGTTATTAATCTGGGGGTAGGAGGCTTCATGTCTCCACAGGCAGCAG TTGCAATTCTTGCAGCACCAAATGCAGCAGCAGCAAATGGCTATGGGAGCAACAGCTCCTCTGGGGGGAGCGCCACGGCAGCATACCGCCAGCCAAGCAAGAAGTAA